The Pseudomonas entomophila genome segment TCGTCGCCGGTTTCGTCCAGGGCCTGCTGACCTTGTCGGGGTGGCGATGCTGGTGGTAGCGGTGCCGGGCTTGCTGGCGCGGGGGTGAGTGGCCAACCCTTGCTCCGCACTCTGCTTCTTGGCACCCTTTGCCGGCCTTTGCTGGTCATCGACACCGTAGAACAAGGAAACACCAAGGTGAGCTGGGAAAAAGTCGGTAAATCTCTCGTGGGCCTGCTAGTGGTCGCCATCATCGCAGCCGTGCTTTATGCGGTGCTGCGCAATGCCGACCGCCTCGAGGCGCGCCTCACCTATGCCTACCTCACCTACCCGGGCCAGTTCAGCGAACGCATCAGCCAGACCAACGAATTGCTCAAGTACGAGCGCTTGCATGCGCGCGTCAGTGAGGTCAGCGACGGGGCGCTGAGCCATCCGCAGATCGAACGTCTGGTCGAGCTGGCACAGGCGCCGTACCTGCAGCTGTTCGCCAAACCGTTCGAGGCTGGCCTGGTGGACCACCGTACCGGGTTGCTCATCGAGCTGGTCAACCACCGCAAGGCACCGGTCAAGGCCGTGAAGATCCGTCTGCCGGCCAAGGGGTTGGTGCAGGTTCGTGACGATGCTGGCAACGACAGACTGATCCCGGCGCCGACCGGCATCGTCGAAATCCCTGCCATCGATGCGGCAGGCCAGAGCAAGGTATGGGTGTATTTCGACTCGGACTACTCGTTGGTTCGCCACGGCGGGGTCAACATTCGTTACGCCGGTGGCACGGCCGATATCCAGGTGTACCGTGAGGTGATCGGTTTCCCGGCGCTGGTGGCGCGCTACAGCCGGGAACTGATGGTGCTGTTGGTGGTACTGGTGGCCTGCGTGCTGGGGCTCGGTTATTACAGCCTTGGACCGCGCCGCGCCAGAGCTTCCCTGTAAACCTGTAGGAGCCGGCCCCTACAGTGGCAGTTACCGGCCGCGTCGGCGGGAAACCCGTGCCTCGATATTCTTGCGGCCGATCAGCAACGGCGGCTTCTCCACCACGGGCTCATCAGCCAGCCACTTGTACATCACCAGGCAATCCACCAACCCATGCTCGGCATGGCGATAGGCCTTGGGCAGTCGCCCGACGGTCTCGAAGCCCAACGCATGCCACAGCGCCACGGCCACTTCGTTGGTGGCCACCACTGAATTGAACTGCAGGGCCAGGAAGCCTTCCTGGCGCGCCAGCTTCTGCGAGTGTTCGCACATCAGCCTGGCCACGCCACGGCCACGGGCCTGCTCGCAGACCATGTAGCCGCAGTTGCCCACGTGCGCGCCGGGGCCGGCGGCATTGGCCTTGAGAAAGTAGGAGCCGAGCAGTTCGCCGTCTTCCTCGGCGACCAGGGTGCGCAAGGGCAGTTCCAGCCACAGCTGACGGGCCCGGTCAATGTCGAGTCCGGGGTCAAAGGCGTAGGTCTGGCGTGCCTGGACGATGGCCTGGAAGGTGGGCCAGAAGCGCTCGAAGTCTTCCGGGGTCATGGGGCGAATGTGGATCATGGTGATACCTGCACGGGCTGGGCCGCCCAGTCTGGGTATCGCGGCGCCGTCGCGCAAGGGCGGCGACGCCGCGCGGGGTCAGGCGCCGGCCTTGCCGACGGCATCCAGCGCCCGTGCCGAGTAGACCAGCGCCGCGCCGGCGTTCATCGCCACGGCGACGCCGAGCGCTTCGGCGATTTCTTCGCGGGTGGCGCCGTGCTTGACCGCCTGCTGCGAATGCACGGCGATGCAGCCATCGCATCGGGTGGTTACAGCCACGGCCAAGGAGATCAGCTCGCGGGTCTTGGCGTCCAGGTGATTGGTCTTGGTGCCGGCGCCGCTGGCGGTCATGTAGCCGGCCACGGTGTCGGGGGAGAGTTGCTTGAGATCGCCGATGCCGGCCATCAACTGCTTACGGTAGGCGTCCCAGTCCATCATGCTCATCGTCTTCACCTTGTCAGGTTGGCAACAGGAGCTATCAGGCTAGTCGAAGTTGAGGTCCTTGGGGCTGCGTGGCAGCCCCAGGAGGCAATCAGATATAGATGAACACCAGTACCAGCGCCGCGACCACCGCCCACTTCTCCAGGTAGTAGCGGGTGCGGTTGCGCTTCTTCATCGCCTTGCCGCGCTCACGGATCTTGTAGATGCGGGTGAACAGGCGGTTGATGCCGCCGGTCTTGTCATTGGCGTCATTGGGCGCGGCGGCGGCGGCCATCACGTTGCGGCTGAACCAGCGGTTGAAGGCGCTCGCCCAACGGTACTTGAGCGGGCGCTCGACGTCGCAGAACAGGATGATGCGGTTGTGCTCGGTGGTGTTGGCGGCGTAGTGGATATAGGTTTCGTCGAACACCACGGCCTGGCCGTCACGCCACGAGTACTTCTCGCCGTCGACGTCGATGTAGCAGCCGTCATCGTTGGGTGTGTCCAGGCCCAGGTGGTAGCGGTACGAACCGGCATAGGGGTCGCGGTGGCGCACCAGCTTGGCGCCCGGTGGCAGGGTGGCGAACATCGCCGCCTTGACCGAGCCGATACCCTGCAGCAGCTCGGTGGTGCGTGGGCACAGGGTCATCGCCGATGGGTGGCTCTCGCCGTACCACTTCAGGTAGAAACGCTTCCAGCCGGTCTTGAAGAATGAGTTGAAACCGACATCGTCGTAGTTGTCGGACTTCTTGATCTCGCCCGCGTGCAACAGTTGCTGCGCCTCTTCGCGGATTTCCTGCCAGTGGTCCTGGAGCGTCTGCAGCTCGGGGAACGCCTCGACCGGCAGGTAGGGCTTGGCCGGATGTCTGGAGAACAGGTAGAGGAAGCTGTTGACCGGCGCCAGGAAGCTGGAGTGGTCGCCCAACTGGCGGGTCAGCTTGTGACGCACCCGACCGCGTAGGTGAACATAGGCGATCGAGAGGACGAAGATCAGTACGAGTGCGATTTTCATGGACGGTTACTTGTCTAAAAAATGGCCATGCGCCATGGCTTGAGCCCGCCAGCATAAACAATCGTGACCTGGGTTTGTACTTATTGTTACGACAATTCCGGGCGACTTAGGTGTAATGGCCTACAGGTTGCGTAAACGATTCAACTGGAGGTGGGCCGGTCATTTGTGCTGCGAGCCAGCACTTTGCAGGTGCCTGGCAAAGGTTCACCGGGGCTGCTGCGCGCCCCCGGCATTGGCAGAATTTGTACACTCGAACATCCCTCCGCGCCCAAGGAGTTTCATATGGTCCAGGATGCACGCCCCAGCGGCGCCCCGTTCAAGCGGCTGTTCTTCGCCCTGTCGGTGAACGATACCCAGCGCCGCGCCCTGGCCCAGTGGCGGCGCGAACTGAACCTGCGCAGCGGCAAACCGGTACTGGCGGATAACTTCCATGTCACCTTGCTGTTCCTTGGCGATGTGGATACTGCCCAGGTGCCGGCGATCTGCGCCGCGGTCGATCAGTTGCAGCACCCGCAGGCACCGCTGCACTTGCTGCTCGACCGCTTGCAGGTTTGGCCGCGCGCCAATGCCCTGGTGCTGGCGCCGCAGGACACGCCAATGCCCTTGCGGCAACTGGTGTATGGCTTGCACCAGGCGCTGCTGCCGCTAGGGGTGGAGGTCGCGAGCCGTGAGTACCGGCCACACCTGACCTTGTCCAGGGACTATCGTGGCCAACCACCGGAGGCCGGCACGGCACCGGAGTTCTTCCTCACGCCCCGACAGTTCACGCTGTACGAGTCGCGCAAGGGCCGCTACTGGCCACTGGCACAGTGGCCATTGCCGAAGTAAGGTCGTGCTCGGAACTGTGGCGTGTAGTTGACCGAGAGCATGAGGTTGCGTGGCTCGCCATAGGCTGTTGCTGCCGATCACCGGCTTGAGCGGCGCGCAAGCCTCACGCCGCCGCTTCGTGGTCTTCGAACAGTGCCTGGCCCAGTGCGTGAGCCGGCGCCAGGAAACTGGAGCCGGGCTCGATCTCACTGTCGGTGAACAGGGTCGAACTCAGGACCTTGGCACCGCAGTAGTCAAAAATGCCGTGCTCGATCTGCACGCGCATCGCCTCGCCATAGCCATGCCGGTCGAAGGTACCGGCGTCGGCGCCGGCCACGCCGACCAGGTGCGCGGTCCGGCCCTTGAGCAGCTTGTTGATCTTGCCTTCAGCGGTATAGGCGAACGCCCAGCCATGGCTGAACACCCGCTCGACCCAGCCCTTGAGCAGGGCGGGCAGCGACCACCAGTAGACCGGGTAGACCAGCACCAGGGTGTCGGCGCGGTCGATGCGCGCCTGTTCGGCCAGCACATCCGCAGGTGGTGCGGCCTGTAGGCGGTGGACGGCGTGGTCGGCCAGGCTAAAGCGCGGGTCGAAGCCTTCGCCAGCCAGGTCGGCTAGTTCGCTGGTGTGGCCGGCGGCGCGCAGGCCGGCGGCGATCTGCTCGGCGATGGCGTGGGTGAGGGAGTCGGGGTCATGGTGACCGATGACGATCAGGGCATGCATGGCGGGTTCTCCAGATGCAGGGTGCACGGATGGGGCGAGCGCTATATACTCGCAGTAAGTTACCCTTGGTAAGTTACTTTTGGTAGGTAAGCGATGTCAAGCGATGACAAACCAACGGCGCGCAAGCGCCTGTCCCGCGAGGAGCGTCGCCGCCAGTTGCTGGACATGGCCTGGCGGCTGGTGCGCGAGGAGGGGACTGATGCCTTGAGCCTGGGGCGCCTGGCCGAACAGGCCGGGGTTACCAAGCCAGTGGTGTACGACCATTTCGAAACCCGCACCGGGCTGCTGGTGGCGCTGTACCAGGAGTACGACGCGCGCCAGACCGCCATGCTCGACAGCGCCCTGGCGGGCTGCGCGGCCGATCTGCCGGGCAGGGCCTGGGTGATCGCCGAGGCGTATGTGGATTGCGTGATGAGCCAGGGCCGGGAGATTCCCGGCGTGAGCGCGGCGCTGGCCGGCTCGCCGGAACTGGAGGCGCTCAAGCGTATCTATGAAGGGCCGTTCCTCGCCAAGTGCCGGGAGGCGTTGCAGCCGTTCTCGGCCGGGGGCAGGATTGGCCAGGCCGGGATGCGGGCGCTGGTGGGGGCGGCGGAGGCGTTGTCCCAGGGCGCGGCGGCCGGTGAGCTGGGGGCGCGGGAAGCCAAGGAGGAATTGCAGGCGACCATTGTCGCGATGGTGGGCCGGCATTGATCTGGCCTGGCATCTGTAGGAGCCGGCTGGGCCGGCGAACACCGGCAAGGCCGGTGCCAGGCACTGTGCGCCTCGCGGGGGTGAGTCCATTTGATCGCAGGCGATCGAGCCTCACCAGTTGAACAGCTCCCGCCGCGCCCCCTCGGTGATCGCGATGATCCCGGGGTGCTTGACCTTCCTCTCCACCGAGATGGCATAGAACGACTCGTTCACCGCCTCGGTCTGGCCGATCAGGCGCACGCCATATTGCCGGCACACCTCCTCGGTGATCACGCTGGGGGCGACGAAGATCCCGCTGCCGGACTGCCCGAACGCCTGCATCAATGCGCTGTCATCGAACTCGCCGACGATCCGTGGCTGCACCTGCTGCTCGGCCAGCCAGCGCAGCAGTCGGCTGCGCACCACGGTTTCCTGGCCAGGGATCAGCAGCGGCGCGTCGTCCAGGCAGGCGGGGAAGGGCTTGTCGAGCAACTCGGCCAGGGCGTGGGTGGCGAAGAAGCTCAGGCCGCATTCGCCGAGCTTCTGGCTGTAGCCCTTGATGTCCAGGTGGCTGGGCATCGGGCTGTCGGAGATCACCAGGTCCAGGCGCTGGATCGCAAGGTCCGCGAGCAGGCGCTCGAACTTGTCCTCGCGGCAATTGATGCGCAGCACCTCGTCCAGCTCCATGGTCGGTGCCAGCAGGCGATAGACGATGGACTTGGGCACCACATCGGCTACCCCGACGCGGAACAGGATCTGTTCCTGCGGCCCGGACCGCAGCATGGCTTCCAGCTCGCCGCCG includes the following:
- a CDS encoding carboxymuconolactone decarboxylase family protein, which encodes MSMMDWDAYRKQLMAGIGDLKQLSPDTVAGYMTASGAGTKTNHLDAKTRELISLAVAVTTRCDGCIAVHSQQAVKHGATREEIAEALGVAVAMNAGAALVYSARALDAVGKAGA
- a CDS encoding TetR/AcrR family transcriptional regulator, with the protein product MSSDDKPTARKRLSREERRRQLLDMAWRLVREEGTDALSLGRLAEQAGVTKPVVYDHFETRTGLLVALYQEYDARQTAMLDSALAGCAADLPGRAWVIAEAYVDCVMSQGREIPGVSAALAGSPELEALKRIYEGPFLAKCREALQPFSAGGRIGQAGMRALVGAAEALSQGAAAGELGAREAKEELQATIVAMVGRH
- the thpR gene encoding RNA 2',3'-cyclic phosphodiesterase, with amino-acid sequence MVQDARPSGAPFKRLFFALSVNDTQRRALAQWRRELNLRSGKPVLADNFHVTLLFLGDVDTAQVPAICAAVDQLQHPQAPLHLLLDRLQVWPRANALVLAPQDTPMPLRQLVYGLHQALLPLGVEVASREYRPHLTLSRDYRGQPPEAGTAPEFFLTPRQFTLYESRKGRYWPLAQWPLPK
- a CDS encoding NAD(P)H-dependent oxidoreductase yields the protein MHALIVIGHHDPDSLTHAIAEQIAAGLRAAGHTSELADLAGEGFDPRFSLADHAVHRLQAAPPADVLAEQARIDRADTLVLVYPVYWWSLPALLKGWVERVFSHGWAFAYTAEGKINKLLKGRTAHLVGVAGADAGTFDRHGYGEAMRVQIEHGIFDYCGAKVLSSTLFTDSEIEPGSSFLAPAHALGQALFEDHEAAA
- the nhaR gene encoding transcriptional activator NhaR, yielding MLNYRQLHYFWAVAKTGSIARASEQLNLTPQTISGQISLFEQTWNLELFQRVGRQLELTETGRQTLVYAEQMFQIGGELEAMLRSGPQEQILFRVGVADVVPKSIVYRLLAPTMELDEVLRINCREDKFERLLADLAIQRLDLVISDSPMPSHLDIKGYSQKLGECGLSFFATHALAELLDKPFPACLDDAPLLIPGQETVVRSRLLRWLAEQQVQPRIVGEFDDSALMQAFGQSGSGIFVAPSVITEEVCRQYGVRLIGQTEAVNESFYAISVERKVKHPGIIAITEGARRELFNW
- a CDS encoding GNAT family N-acetyltransferase, encoding MIHIRPMTPEDFERFWPTFQAIVQARQTYAFDPGLDIDRARQLWLELPLRTLVAEEDGELLGSYFLKANAAGPGAHVGNCGYMVCEQARGRGVARLMCEHSQKLARQEGFLALQFNSVVATNEVAVALWHALGFETVGRLPKAYRHAEHGLVDCLVMYKWLADEPVVEKPPLLIGRKNIEARVSRRRGR
- the lpxO gene encoding lipid A hydroxylase LpxO, translating into MKIALVLIFVLSIAYVHLRGRVRHKLTRQLGDHSSFLAPVNSFLYLFSRHPAKPYLPVEAFPELQTLQDHWQEIREEAQQLLHAGEIKKSDNYDDVGFNSFFKTGWKRFYLKWYGESHPSAMTLCPRTTELLQGIGSVKAAMFATLPPGAKLVRHRDPYAGSYRYHLGLDTPNDDGCYIDVDGEKYSWRDGQAVVFDETYIHYAANTTEHNRIILFCDVERPLKYRWASAFNRWFSRNVMAAAAAPNDANDKTGGINRLFTRIYKIRERGKAMKKRNRTRYYLEKWAVVAALVLVFIYI